In candidate division KSB1 bacterium, a single window of DNA contains:
- a CDS encoding HAMP domain-containing protein: MVAWFATMPIRLKMTLIITGIVFLAVVLLSVVLYHTGRTILLQRLQNTCNLLASNLSEYTREEMLLETAGAGTARDRVQDIVLRFKKLGIEGFQYAAVVARDGRIVAHTDYRLRGGMVSTEELAILAGLEGLYWRVVGDTTYQYFQPIFAVRRSGERAQRILLGAAVIGFSKAELWAPLRRARNILVVSLLVVFVFSPLVIYLVAERMTALIRQLSRAARAVGSGDLEVVVPVRRRDELGQLAADFNRMIRQLRERLHMQKFVSKLTVDMIRKRAAMGDPPETGGELRHCTVLFSDIRNFSAITAALPPEQVVSLINVYLDLQAQVIEQHRGVVDKFIGDQVMGIFLGEAMADHAIRAAVEIQRSIRTLNSRRLRKRQVALEVGIGINDGPAVVGNMGSSSRMDYTVIGDVVNVANRLCALAKPGQIITSANLVRSLTGSYPIVRLAPVMVKGKKEPVEVFEIDYDRAIVM; the protein is encoded by the coding sequence GACCCTCATCATCACGGGAATCGTGTTCCTAGCGGTGGTACTGTTGAGCGTGGTTCTGTACCACACCGGCCGCACCATCCTCTTACAACGGTTGCAGAACACGTGCAACTTGCTGGCCAGTAACCTGAGCGAGTACACGCGCGAGGAGATGCTTTTGGAGACGGCAGGGGCCGGAACGGCGCGCGATCGTGTTCAGGACATTGTGCTGCGTTTCAAGAAGTTGGGCATCGAAGGTTTTCAGTACGCCGCTGTGGTAGCTCGTGACGGCCGCATTGTTGCGCACACCGACTATCGGCTCCGGGGCGGAATGGTGAGCACTGAGGAGCTGGCCATTCTGGCCGGCTTGGAGGGGTTGTACTGGCGAGTGGTGGGGGATACCACCTACCAATACTTCCAGCCCATCTTTGCCGTGCGCCGAAGCGGCGAGAGGGCCCAGCGCATCCTCTTGGGAGCGGCAGTCATAGGCTTTTCCAAGGCAGAGCTGTGGGCTCCGCTGCGACGTGCTCGAAACATCTTGGTGGTATCGCTGCTGGTGGTGTTCGTCTTTTCGCCACTGGTGATTTACCTCGTGGCGGAGCGCATGACGGCCCTCATTCGCCAGCTCTCTCGTGCTGCTCGCGCAGTGGGCAGCGGCGACCTGGAAGTGGTAGTCCCGGTGCGCCGGAGAGACGAACTTGGGCAACTCGCTGCAGACTTTAACCGGATGATCCGACAGCTCCGCGAAAGGCTCCACATGCAGAAATTTGTCTCCAAGCTGACTGTGGATATGATCCGCAAGCGTGCCGCCATGGGAGACCCCCCGGAAACAGGGGGAGAACTCCGCCACTGCACCGTGCTCTTTTCGGACATCCGCAACTTCTCGGCCATCACCGCCGCGCTTCCTCCAGAGCAGGTGGTCTCACTCATCAACGTGTATCTTGACCTCCAGGCCCAGGTCATCGAGCAACATCGTGGCGTGGTGGACAAGTTCATAGGCGACCAGGTTATGGGCATCTTTCTTGGTGAGGCAATGGCCGACCACGCCATTCGCGCCGCGGTGGAGATCCAGCGCTCCATCCGCACGCTCAACAGCAGACGCCTGCGGAAGCGCCAAGTGGCACTGGAGGTGGGCATCGGCATCAACGACGGCCCAGCAGTAGTGGGCAATATGGGCTCCTCGAGCCGCATGGACTACACAGTCATCGGTGACGTGGTCAATGTGGCAAATCGCCTCTGCGCCCTGGCAAAGCCCGGACAGATCATTACCTCGGCAAACCTGGTGCGGAGCTTGACCGGGAGCTACCCAATCGTCCGTCTTGCCCCCGTCATGGTCAAAGGCAAGAAGGAGCCCGTCGAGGTGTTTGAGATCGACTATGACCGTGCAATTGTCATGTGA